A DNA window from Hallerella porci contains the following coding sequences:
- a CDS encoding phosphocholine cytidylyltransferase family protein yields the protein MIAVILAAGIASRLRPLTNDTPKCLLDVKGKSLLERSMNALIDAGISEFVIVTGYLNQKIENFVNANYKQINVTFIHNDVYELTNNIYSLWLSRKVVDAKDFLLLDSDLLYDPQIVKNVLADKNENVLTLIRHELGEEEMKVVTDEKGAIVEISKTCDPKMAAGESLGIEKIGKNYSKALFIELDKMMNQEHLENKFYELAFERLIQQGHTYSVLDASNYFSCELDTVEDFENAKVKIPLP from the coding sequence ATGATTGCTGTCATTTTAGCCGCAGGAATTGCTTCGCGTCTGCGCCCGCTCACAAACGATACGCCAAAGTGCTTGCTCGATGTCAAAGGCAAATCGCTTTTGGAACGTTCGATGAACGCGTTAATCGATGCGGGCATTTCGGAATTTGTGATTGTCACGGGTTATCTCAATCAAAAAATTGAAAATTTCGTAAACGCAAATTACAAACAAATTAACGTTACCTTTATTCATAACGATGTTTACGAATTGACCAATAACATTTATTCTTTGTGGCTTTCGCGCAAAGTCGTCGATGCCAAAGACTTTTTGCTTTTAGATAGCGATCTACTTTACGACCCGCAAATCGTAAAAAATGTCTTGGCGGATAAAAACGAAAATGTGCTCACGCTCATTCGCCATGAACTTGGCGAAGAAGAAATGAAAGTCGTCACCGACGAAAAAGGCGCAATCGTTGAAATCAGTAAAACTTGCGACCCGAAAATGGCTGCGGGCGAAAGTTTAGGCATCGAAAAAATCGGCAAAAATTATTCGAAAGCTTTGTTCATCGAACTTGATAAAATGATGAACCAAGAGCATTTGGAAAATAAATTCTACGAGCTTGCTTTTGAACGCTTGATTCAGCAAGGGCACACTTACAGCGTTTTAGATGCATCAAATTATTTTTCGTGCGAGCTTGATACCGTCGAAGATTTTGAAAATGCGAAAGTGAAAATTCCGCTGCCGTAA
- a CDS encoding glycosyltransferase family protein, with product MVKYLFVLTSSPKDFFCEQTLVAIASLRDHNPNAFVTLLTDDKTAATLTGPRAALKDAVDEFKALTLDEKFTPMLRSRYLKTVMRNVIDGDFLYMDSDIAIVDDLTIPAEWAGGIYAVLDFHTNLHKAINRKKVLNNAKRLGFSPILNDEIFNGGVMFAADTPECRKFFETWHELWLYCVNKNFPYDMASLAEANFKFHYVTRKMPGGWNCQLAYGNRFLPTAKVLHFFGSRIIDTCGHKVPESMNLFLPKILRKDFYTNLKNIPVKVGADKKITINEYYDDVILHAKEEFEYQTKKVGAAGAYIIRSYAFAKSLAWIYKKAPFLTKLLSGIGKIIG from the coding sequence ATGGTGAAGTATCTTTTTGTTCTGACGAGTTCTCCGAAAGATTTTTTCTGCGAACAAACTTTGGTTGCTATCGCATCGTTGCGGGATCACAATCCGAATGCGTTTGTGACTCTTTTGACGGATGACAAAACGGCTGCAACGCTCACGGGGCCGCGGGCTGCATTAAAAGATGCTGTCGATGAATTTAAAGCGCTTACGTTAGATGAAAAGTTTACGCCGATGTTGCGTTCGCGTTATTTGAAAACGGTCATGCGCAATGTCATCGATGGCGATTTTCTTTACATGGATTCGGATATCGCAATCGTCGATGATTTGACAATTCCCGCAGAATGGGCAGGCGGCATTTACGCGGTTCTCGATTTTCACACGAATTTGCACAAGGCAATCAATCGCAAAAAAGTGTTGAACAATGCGAAGCGTCTCGGTTTTTCGCCGATTTTAAATGACGAAATTTTTAACGGAGGCGTGATGTTTGCTGCCGATACGCCGGAATGCCGCAAATTTTTTGAAACGTGGCATGAACTTTGGCTGTATTGCGTGAACAAAAATTTCCCCTACGATATGGCTTCTCTCGCTGAAGCGAATTTCAAATTTCATTATGTGACACGGAAAATGCCCGGCGGTTGGAATTGTCAACTCGCTTACGGCAACCGTTTTCTCCCGACTGCAAAAGTGCTCCACTTCTTCGGTTCTCGCATTATCGATACTTGCGGCCACAAAGTTCCTGAATCGATGAATTTATTTTTGCCGAAAATTTTGCGGAAAGATTTTTACACGAATTTGAAAAATATTCCGGTGAAAGTCGGCGCCGATAAAAAAATCACAATCAACGAATATTACGACGATGTGATTTTACACGCCAAAGAAGAATTTGAATATCAAACGAAAAAAGTGGGAGCCGCTGGCGCTTATATTATTCGCAGTTATGCGTTTGCAAAATCGCTAGCGTGGATTTATAAGAAGGCGCCGTTCCTTACCAAATTGCTTTCGGGAATTGGAAAAATTATTGGGTAA
- a CDS encoding diguanylate cyclase domain-containing protein, with protein MPTNFDLENIFIVNLFGCLLICLLLLTSRWRFKDNSEENKNLTILMICSLSNCIADPLSYLFIGHPGQFARIFIAVSTSWLYVSIMLTSFYWLRFLAAHLKSPLSQLHNGCLFVAIASGIFLLCINFIEPLSFSLDDNNFYHRETFYNYFLCIDYGILIDSIIFYFCTRLRGGVFKSFPLWAYLLPAIIGGSVQTFFYGNSVLSVSLAISLAGILVSLQNEKLFRDQESGLYNRNYLNFLQRVSAKIRPTKMTAILLTVHDFRKINLSFPQNSFIQNFAQMLKTAVGDRGNSIHCDGDEFLILITSQENSAIENCLQELQSEIDKFNFHNASPYLLAIDYDIRPFDFSQDSFIQILQNQERKLFNITQ; from the coding sequence ATGCCTACAAATTTTGATTTGGAAAATATTTTTATCGTCAACCTTTTCGGTTGTCTTTTGATTTGCCTTTTGCTGCTCACGAGCCGCTGGCGATTTAAAGATAATTCCGAAGAAAATAAAAATTTAACGATTTTGATGATTTGCTCGTTGTCTAACTGCATCGCCGACCCACTTTCGTATTTATTTATCGGACATCCCGGACAATTTGCGCGCATTTTCATCGCCGTTTCTACGAGTTGGCTTTATGTTTCCATTATGCTCACAAGTTTTTATTGGCTGCGTTTTTTGGCGGCGCATTTAAAATCTCCGCTTTCGCAGTTACATAACGGCTGCTTATTTGTCGCCATCGCTTCGGGGATTTTTCTTCTTTGCATCAATTTTATCGAACCGCTTTCCTTTTCTCTCGACGATAATAATTTTTACCACCGCGAAACTTTCTACAATTATTTCCTTTGCATCGATTACGGCATTTTAATCGATTCGATTATCTTTTATTTTTGCACGCGCCTGCGCGGCGGCGTTTTCAAATCCTTTCCGCTGTGGGCTTATTTATTGCCCGCGATTATCGGCGGAAGCGTTCAAACTTTTTTCTACGGCAATTCTGTTCTCTCCGTTTCTCTCGCCATTTCTCTTGCGGGAATTCTCGTCAGTTTACAGAACGAAAAACTTTTCCGCGATCAAGAATCCGGACTTTACAATCGCAATTATTTGAATTTTTTGCAACGCGTTTCTGCCAAAATTCGTCCCACCAAAATGACGGCGATTCTTTTAACAGTTCACGATTTTCGAAAAATCAATTTGAGTTTTCCGCAAAATTCTTTTATTCAAAATTTTGCGCAAATGTTAAAAACCGCAGTCGGCGATCGCGGCAATTCCATCCACTGCGATGGCGATGAATTTTTAATTTTGATAACTTCCCAAGAAAATTCAGCAATCGAAAATTGTTTACAAGAGCTGCAATCGGAAATTGACAAATTCAATTTCCATAATGCGTCGCCGTATTTGCTCGCCATCGATTACGACATTCGCCCATTTGATTTTTCGCAAGATTCTTTCATTCAAATTTTGCAAAATCAAGAACGAAAACTTTTTAACATTACCCAATAA
- a CDS encoding FISUMP domain-containing protein — translation MKKNFFTKVLLVNVLFVLTLNGWAQETESADSLVVKEPAIDSLAWMETKIRNSCAGVEEESLCLEWMRTHSALQWKTLDSLFCKNRESIDACKLYLDSIPREKRGPYLRTLESEGLLNFTRTVESDTVYEKTLTTGECFRDLEEMTNRTMRMIAESDAGDSMHFDFGNCAFDGSDSAKHDCESLMNAFAQARKEECATSVVTKMVREKFEKVEQVHLFDRQIDALWSGLWNLDWYKRDTSWNRDMEFLGKMGLSYSEEYLRTQIRDAFQNTNDVWNFHLLNACSVYPTIDDGYEKMQYFRLFDCDSILKNHQLSCDGSVLEKEVPRTMNGQQPVKVICDLKEHRWREMNEEERRFGLCSAKNFGEEKKTPTGIFICDQGWKKLTEADTWDRDFSSGFAAGKFRPKREYFQDSRDGKVYRIVKVGTQTWMAMNLNYATLWGSRCGNGKDINCTAYGRLYNQEAAQKVCPAGWHLPTSADWENLYAALQNQVPANQKNKLISAGGFVWQPAPKKEAMVYWIPDVTAERMTARVKQTGISWDAESGKFPYHPVRCVLDE, via the coding sequence ATGAAGAAAAATTTTTTTACAAAAGTTCTTTTGGTGAATGTTCTGTTTGTGCTGACGCTGAACGGATGGGCACAAGAAACGGAATCGGCTGATTCTCTTGTTGTAAAAGAACCGGCAATCGATAGCCTCGCTTGGATGGAAACGAAAATTCGAAATTCCTGTGCGGGCGTTGAAGAGGAATCGCTTTGCTTGGAATGGATGCGGACGCATTCTGCTCTGCAATGGAAAACTCTCGATTCTTTATTTTGCAAAAATCGCGAATCGATTGATGCGTGCAAATTGTATTTGGATAGCATTCCGCGTGAAAAGCGCGGACCGTATTTGCGCACATTAGAATCCGAAGGACTTTTGAATTTTACGCGCACTGTTGAATCGGATACCGTTTACGAAAAAACGCTGACAACGGGCGAGTGCTTCCGCGATCTCGAAGAAATGACAAATCGCACAATGCGAATGATTGCGGAATCGGATGCGGGCGATTCGATGCATTTTGATTTTGGAAATTGCGCTTTTGATGGAAGCGATTCAGCGAAGCACGATTGCGAAAGTTTGATGAATGCATTTGCGCAAGCGCGAAAAGAAGAATGTGCGACGAGCGTTGTCACGAAAATGGTCCGCGAAAAATTTGAAAAAGTAGAACAAGTTCATTTATTCGATCGGCAAATTGATGCGCTGTGGTCGGGGCTTTGGAATTTAGATTGGTATAAACGCGATACATCGTGGAATCGCGATATGGAATTTTTAGGAAAAATGGGGCTCAGTTATTCCGAAGAATATTTGCGGACGCAAATTCGCGATGCGTTTCAAAATACGAATGATGTGTGGAATTTCCACCTTCTCAATGCGTGTTCCGTTTACCCGACAATCGATGACGGCTACGAAAAAATGCAATATTTCCGCTTATTCGATTGCGATTCGATTTTGAAAAATCATCAGTTGAGTTGCGACGGAAGCGTTCTCGAAAAAGAAGTGCCGCGGACGATGAATGGTCAACAACCGGTAAAAGTCATTTGCGATTTGAAAGAACATCGTTGGCGGGAAATGAATGAAGAAGAACGTCGCTTTGGATTATGTTCTGCGAAAAATTTCGGCGAAGAAAAGAAAACGCCGACGGGAATTTTTATCTGCGATCAAGGTTGGAAAAAATTGACAGAAGCGGACACTTGGGATAGGGATTTTTCCAGTGGATTTGCTGCGGGAAAATTCCGTCCGAAGCGAGAATATTTTCAAGATTCGCGTGATGGAAAAGTTTATCGCATTGTCAAAGTGGGAACGCAAACATGGATGGCGATGAATTTAAATTACGCGACTTTGTGGGGAAGCCGTTGCGGAAACGGAAAAGACATCAACTGCACAGCTTACGGTCGGCTTTACAATCAAGAAGCTGCGCAAAAAGTTTGCCCAGCCGGTTGGCATTTGCCGACTTCTGCCGATTGGGAAAATTTGTATGCTGCTTTGCAAAATCAAGTGCCTGCGAATCAGAAAAATAAATTGATTTCTGCGGGAGGATTTGTGTGGCAGCCGGCACCGAAAAAAGAGGCGATGGTTTATTGGATTCCCGATGTAACTGCCGAAAGAATGACTGCGCGAGTCAAGCAAACGGGAATTTCTTGGGATGCGGAATCGGGAAAATTTCCCTATCATCCAGTACGCTGCGTGCTCGATGAATAG
- a CDS encoding DUF2914 domain-containing protein, with translation MLNFLQSELFQKVRKVLPAASFFGGFTWDSITLGKLVQTSDLAILLLYYLASLVFLILLAAEPGKFLNRSWSEAWQNRFTYAVQFCFGSLFSALVVCYFKSSASVGAFFLVILLAGFLVANEFLQKSYAMFGFTLALFHLLGTMYLNFLIPHLVNGLGFFWFFLSSLISFGICVGAWKISKKSAKVLVAPALISCLLGIAFLGNWIPPVPLVLKDQNACTEFQRDYSCKVDEVGTLKSLWIAAGFAPTITAAADGVTFVSSVFAPAKVEAQLEHRWYYLNPKTGNFELMSRISSERMRTHGSREEGFRIYTKKRNVPAGKWRVDTAVQNGAVIGTKTFYIQKSDGEVKKKVWKIN, from the coding sequence ATGCTGAATTTTTTACAAAGTGAATTGTTTCAAAAAGTGCGAAAAGTTTTGCCCGCAGCCTCTTTCTTCGGAGGCTTTACGTGGGATTCCATTACTCTCGGCAAATTGGTGCAGACTTCGGACTTGGCGATACTTCTTTTGTATTATCTCGCTTCTCTCGTTTTCTTAATTCTTCTCGCCGCCGAACCGGGAAAATTTTTAAACCGCAGTTGGAGCGAAGCATGGCAAAATCGTTTTACTTACGCAGTGCAATTTTGCTTTGGCAGTCTTTTTAGCGCGCTCGTCGTCTGCTATTTTAAAAGCAGCGCATCTGTCGGAGCTTTTTTCCTGGTGATTCTTCTCGCAGGATTTTTAGTGGCGAATGAATTTTTGCAAAAAAGTTATGCGATGTTTGGATTTACTCTCGCCCTTTTTCATTTGCTCGGCACGATGTATTTGAATTTTTTAATTCCGCATTTGGTAAATGGCTTAGGATTTTTCTGGTTCTTTTTATCGTCGTTAATTTCGTTTGGAATTTGTGTCGGCGCTTGGAAAATTTCAAAAAAGTCGGCGAAAGTTCTTGTGGCTCCCGCATTGATTTCTTGTCTTTTAGGAATTGCTTTTTTGGGAAATTGGATTCCGCCGGTGCCGCTCGTTTTGAAAGATCAAAATGCGTGCACAGAATTTCAGCGGGATTATTCGTGCAAAGTTGATGAGGTGGGAACGCTAAAAAGTTTATGGATTGCTGCGGGTTTTGCGCCAACGATTACGGCGGCTGCGGACGGTGTTACTTTTGTGAGTTCGGTTTTTGCGCCGGCAAAAGTCGAAGCGCAGTTGGAACATCGTTGGTATTATCTCAATCCGAAAACGGGAAATTTTGAATTGATGAGTCGCATTTCGTCCGAGCGAATGCGCACGCATGGAAGTCGTGAAGAAGGTTTCCGCATTTATACGAAAAAGCGAAATGTGCCTGCGGGAAAATGGCGCGTTGACACGGCTGTTCAAAATGGGGCAGTTATCGGGACGAAAACTTTTTACATTCAAAAATCCGATGGCGAAGTGAAAAAGAAAGTGTGGAAAATCAATTGA
- a CDS encoding metal-dependent transcriptional regulator translates to MDKLSQSLEDYLEKVLMLQLSKGNARLKDIAAELKVKAPSAVRAMRELKELGYVEQEPYGLVTLTEAGHAAAASVLGRHTLLRSFFMQLGVSAEIANEDACAVEHVLSAETLDRIESFVQKNAKTVKKTAKTKTEKK, encoded by the coding sequence ATGGATAAACTCAGCCAAAGCTTAGAAGATTACTTAGAAAAAGTCTTGATGTTGCAACTGTCGAAAGGCAATGCGCGTTTGAAAGATATCGCTGCCGAATTGAAAGTGAAAGCGCCTTCGGCGGTGCGCGCAATGCGAGAATTAAAAGAACTCGGCTATGTTGAGCAAGAGCCTTATGGTTTGGTAACATTAACGGAAGCGGGACACGCCGCGGCCGCTTCGGTTCTCGGCAGACATACTCTTCTCCGCAGCTTTTTTATGCAATTAGGCGTTTCCGCAGAAATTGCCAACGAAGACGCTTGTGCCGTGGAACATGTTCTCTCGGCAGAAACTTTAGACCGCATTGAAAGTTTTGTGCAAAAAAACGCGAAAACGGTGAAAAAAACGGCAAAAACGAAAACTGAGAAGAAATAA
- a CDS encoding FeoA family protein: MPLTFCTIGQNFILKRLSGDSAVRQHLNELGFSVGSPVTVISSLGGNVIVKVKESRIALDHKLASRIMV, from the coding sequence ATGCCACTTACTTTCTGTACAATCGGACAAAATTTTATTCTCAAAAGACTGAGCGGAGATTCCGCGGTCCGTCAGCACTTAAATGAACTCGGTTTTAGCGTGGGTTCTCCGGTGACTGTGATTTCTAGCCTCGGCGGAAACGTGATTGTCAAAGTGAAAGAGTCACGTATCGCCCTTGATCATAAACTTGCTAGCCGAATTATGGTGTAA
- a CDS encoding FeoA family protein, with product MKTLRDANVGETVKVLRLNGEGALKRRLMDMGLTSGVEVYIRKVAPLGDPVEVTVRGYELSLRKDDADCVELKA from the coding sequence ATGAAAACTTTAAGAGATGCAAATGTCGGCGAAACTGTAAAAGTTTTGCGCTTAAATGGCGAAGGTGCTTTGAAGCGTCGCCTGATGGATATGGGGTTAACGAGTGGAGTGGAAGTTTACATTCGCAAAGTGGCGCCGCTCGGCGATCCGGTGGAAGTCACTGTTCGCGGTTATGAATTGAGCCTTCGCAAAGATGATGCGGATTGCGTGGAATTAAAGGCATAA
- the feoB gene encoding ferrous iron transport protein B, with protein MAITIALAGNPNCGKTTMFNALTGANQYVGNWPGVTVERKEGRLKKNKDVKVADLPGIYSLSPYTQEEVVSRDYLLSPAPDSILNIVDATNIERNLYLTTQLLELGKPTVIALNMMDALKKSGAKINVQKLADKLGVEIVETQALYGKGIAEAAAKATEIANSKTAPKISKFSEDVEKAIADVEAILPTTVSENLKRWFAIKLIERDQKVTAKLFLSKEDSARIEEIVKALESARESDSESIITDERYNYIATILDGVLQKSKAGLTTSDKVDRIVTNRILGLPIFLLVMWAVYYVAVSTVGSMGTDWVNDVLVPGIQDAISGWLENAGASPILIDALVNGVIGGVGAVVGFAPQMFVLFILLSFIEDCGYMVRIAFVMDRVFRRFGLSGKSFIPLLISSGCGIPGIMASKTIENDNDRRLTIMTTTWVPCGAKLPVIACMAGVIAAAGGFGSWVAPSVYFMGIGSVLLAAIMLKKTKSFHGEAAPFVMELPQYHLPQIKTVLMHAWERTRGFLIKAGTILFLACLAMWFLSSYGWESAKVEGEETVAEETVAATGAPAETVESVVTEKSAETEEAVAETASTESVAAPAETPAEEKTENASAENAEAAEGEGGEEEEAAAAEGNVVADTENLEFGLVENSQNSILARVGNVLRYIFIPLGFGGEEGGWQAAAASLSGFSAKEGIVGTMAVLAGGNDALTEAAEGAEEFDEEDEGLSVFGNALKTWFPSALAAFCFLLFNLLDSPCLAAIATMARELNNRKWFWFALAFQNIWAWVLTFIVYQIGSVVTGAHGFTVGTGIACSLLAGILFQLFRPDPYKGKTFKTVRSVDAIASQKN; from the coding sequence ATGGCTATTACCATTGCACTCGCAGGCAATCCGAACTGCGGAAAAACGACGATGTTTAATGCGCTCACCGGCGCAAATCAATATGTGGGAAACTGGCCTGGCGTTACTGTTGAACGCAAAGAAGGTCGCTTAAAGAAAAATAAAGATGTTAAAGTCGCGGATCTTCCGGGCATTTATTCGCTTTCGCCTTATACGCAAGAAGAAGTTGTCTCGCGCGATTATTTGTTAAGTCCTGCGCCCGATTCGATTTTGAATATTGTCGATGCGACAAACATTGAACGCAATCTTTATTTGACGACGCAACTTTTGGAATTAGGAAAACCGACGGTCATTGCGCTCAACATGATGGATGCGCTCAAAAAATCGGGCGCAAAAATTAACGTTCAAAAATTGGCGGACAAATTAGGCGTTGAAATTGTCGAAACGCAAGCGCTTTACGGAAAAGGCATTGCGGAAGCTGCTGCGAAAGCAACGGAAATTGCAAATTCTAAAACAGCACCGAAAATTTCAAAATTTTCGGAAGATGTGGAAAAGGCAATCGCTGATGTCGAAGCGATTCTTCCGACGACGGTTTCTGAAAATTTGAAACGTTGGTTTGCGATTAAATTGATTGAACGCGATCAAAAAGTTACCGCAAAGCTTTTTCTTTCGAAAGAAGATTCCGCTCGCATTGAAGAAATTGTAAAAGCGCTGGAATCTGCCCGCGAAAGCGACAGCGAATCCATCATCACCGATGAACGTTATAATTATATCGCAACGATTTTGGATGGCGTTCTGCAAAAATCTAAAGCGGGTTTAACGACTTCGGATAAAGTGGATCGCATTGTTACGAACCGCATTCTCGGTTTGCCTATTTTCCTTCTCGTAATGTGGGCGGTTTACTATGTCGCTGTTTCCACGGTGGGTTCGATGGGAACCGATTGGGTGAACGATGTTTTGGTCCCGGGAATTCAAGATGCAATTTCAGGATGGCTTGAAAATGCGGGTGCGAGCCCGATTTTAATCGATGCTCTGGTGAATGGCGTAATCGGTGGCGTGGGAGCCGTCGTCGGGTTTGCTCCGCAAATGTTTGTGCTCTTTATTTTGCTTTCCTTTATCGAAGATTGCGGATATATGGTGCGCATCGCATTTGTGATGGACCGCGTTTTCCGTCGCTTTGGTCTTTCGGGCAAAAGCTTTATCCCGCTTTTGATTTCGTCGGGCTGCGGCATCCCGGGTATTATGGCGTCGAAGACGATTGAAAATGATAACGATCGCCGTTTGACGATTATGACGACGACTTGGGTGCCGTGCGGTGCAAAGCTTCCGGTGATTGCGTGCATGGCTGGCGTGATTGCGGCTGCGGGCGGATTCGGTTCTTGGGTTGCTCCGTCGGTTTACTTTATGGGAATCGGTAGCGTTCTTCTCGCAGCGATTATGCTCAAGAAAACGAAATCTTTCCATGGGGAAGCGGCGCCGTTTGTAATGGAACTTCCGCAATATCATTTACCGCAAATTAAAACGGTTTTAATGCATGCGTGGGAACGCACTCGCGGATTTTTAATTAAAGCGGGAACGATTCTTTTCCTCGCTTGCTTGGCGATGTGGTTCCTTTCGAGTTACGGTTGGGAATCGGCAAAGGTCGAAGGCGAAGAAACTGTTGCCGAAGAAACTGTCGCCGCTACAGGAGCGCCTGCAGAAACTGTTGAATCGGTGGTGACGGAAAAGTCTGCGGAAACAGAAGAAGCCGTAGCTGAAACAGCGTCGACAGAATCGGTGGCTGCTCCAGCAGAAACTCCGGCTGAAGAAAAAACGGAAAATGCCTCGGCAGAAAATGCAGAAGCTGCAGAAGGCGAAGGTGGCGAAGAAGAGGAAGCGGCAGCTGCTGAAGGCAACGTCGTCGCGGATACGGAAAACTTGGAATTCGGTTTAGTCGAAAATTCGCAGAACTCGATTCTCGCTCGCGTCGGTAATGTGTTGCGCTACATCTTTATTCCTCTCGGCTTCGGCGGAGAAGAAGGCGGATGGCAAGCGGCTGCGGCATCGCTTTCGGGCTTCTCTGCAAAAGAAGGCATTGTGGGAACGATGGCGGTTCTCGCTGGCGGTAACGATGCGCTTACCGAAGCCGCAGAAGGTGCCGAAGAATTTGATGAAGAAGATGAAGGCTTGAGCGTTTTCGGCAACGCTTTGAAAACTTGGTTCCCGAGCGCTCTCGCTGCATTCTGCTTCTTGCTCTTTAACTTGCTCGATTCTCCTTGCTTAGCGGCAATCGCAACGATGGCGCGCGAACTCAATAATCGCAAATGGTTCTGGTTTGCTCTTGCATTCCAAAACATTTGGGCTTGGGTTCTCACATTCATCGTTTATCAAATCGGAAGTGTTGTTACGGGTGCTCACGGGTTTACAGTTGGAACAGGAATCGCTTGTAGTCTCCTGGCGGGAATTCTGTTCCAATTGTTCCGCCCGGATCCGTATAAAGGCAAAACATTTAAAACGGTGCGTTCGGTGGACGCTATCGCTTCGCAGAAAAATTAA
- a CDS encoding FeoB-associated Cys-rich membrane protein, which produces MLANIFVLVILSAWAVWAIVYLIRANREAVIHHQPRCVGCSQRCSHCSQCPR; this is translated from the coding sequence ATGCTTGCAAATATCTTTGTTCTCGTGATACTTTCCGCTTGGGCGGTTTGGGCAATCGTTTATCTCATCCGCGCGAACCGAGAAGCGGTCATTCATCATCAGCCGCGGTGTGTCGGCTGCTCGCAAAGATGTTCGCATTGCTCGCAATGTCCCCGCTAA
- a CDS encoding PepSY-like domain-containing protein, which yields MKKIFWMIAALGMVAFAKESPVDFEALPAKAKQMIAQNFANEKVVLVKKDADFLSHDYEVIFESGMQIEFEQNGEWNEVKCRGCQVPKAMIPQEIQNKIDALYQNVFVVKIEKEKNRYEVNLSNQVELKFNGKMKLIDID from the coding sequence ATGAAAAAGATTTTTTGGATGATTGCGGCTTTGGGAATGGTGGCGTTTGCGAAAGAATCACCGGTGGATTTTGAAGCGTTGCCGGCGAAGGCGAAGCAGATGATTGCGCAGAATTTTGCGAACGAAAAAGTCGTCTTGGTAAAGAAAGATGCGGACTTTTTATCGCATGATTATGAAGTGATTTTTGAAAGCGGAATGCAAATTGAATTTGAACAGAACGGCGAATGGAACGAAGTAAAATGCCGCGGTTGTCAAGTGCCGAAAGCGATGATTCCGCAGGAAATTCAAAATAAAATTGACGCCCTTTACCAAAATGTATTCGTCGTCAAAATAGAAAAAGAAAAGAATCGTTACGAAGTGAATTTAAGCAATCAAGTAGAATTAAAATTCAATGGAAAAATGAAACTCATCGACATCGATTGA
- a CDS encoding ZIP family metal transporter, with amino-acid sequence MKQSIFCLLIPFWGTPLGASFVFFLREKLNRSAERMLTGFAGGVMIAASIWSLILPTLRASADYEKFAFIPIVIGFWAGILFLLLLDHLIPHLHQFAKRPEGMPSHWTRSTMLFFAVTLHNIPEGLAAGAAGGAFILAIGIAIQNIPEGAIISMPLKAAGFSAKKAFVYGMLSGIIEPICGSVMLILASLIFPAMPYLLSFAAGAMIYVVVEELVPSTAAGEHSDIGTLFFALGFTLMMSLDVALG; translated from the coding sequence ATGAAGCAATCCATTTTCTGTTTGCTAATTCCTTTTTGGGGAACCCCATTGGGCGCGAGTTTCGTTTTCTTTTTGCGCGAAAAATTAAATCGTTCTGCCGAACGTATGCTTACAGGATTTGCGGGTGGCGTGATGATCGCCGCATCGATTTGGAGTTTAATTCTTCCGACGCTCCGCGCATCTGCAGATTATGAAAAATTCGCATTCATTCCTATCGTCATCGGATTTTGGGCGGGCATTCTTTTTTTGCTTTTGCTAGATCATCTCATTCCTCATTTGCATCAATTTGCAAAACGCCCCGAAGGAATGCCTTCGCATTGGACGCGTTCAACGATGTTATTTTTTGCAGTGACTTTGCACAACATTCCCGAAGGTTTAGCGGCCGGAGCAGCGGGCGGTGCATTTATTTTGGCAATAGGCATTGCAATTCAAAATATTCCCGAAGGCGCAATTATTTCGATGCCGTTAAAAGCAGCGGGATTTTCTGCAAAAAAAGCATTCGTTTACGGGATGCTTTCGGGTATTATTGAACCGATTTGCGGCAGCGTGATGCTCATTCTCGCTTCGTTAATTTTCCCTGCGATGCCGTATCTTTTAAGCTTTGCCGCTGGCGCTATGATTTATGTCGTCGTCGAAGAATTGGTGCCAAGCACCGCTGCCGGCGAACATTCCGATATCGGAACTTTATTTTTCGCCTTGGGCTTTACGCTTATGATGTCGCTCGATGTAGCGCTCGGATAA